Below is a window of Perca fluviatilis chromosome 6, GENO_Pfluv_1.0, whole genome shotgun sequence DNA.
aacattgcagtgtctaaaatcatgagattctgtcgcttctctaatgtatgtgtattggggattcgctcaaccaatcagctgcgTCTCTAATATTGCGTATGGCaggtcgctcaaccaatcagcgcgcagctcatctaaatattcatgaccataccatatttggaagaaaagctcttgttacaaatagggccaaaacacagggatgcataagggccaataaaatatcaaccaggccattttcagcccaaccaatgttacataccccattaggagaccataaggaacagtgtgaaataccctatataatcattctatcacccctttaagactttttaagaccattataaatgaaatttaagacctttatcacaacatcaactggGTCCTAAATTCAGGGTTTTAAAGCCAAGTAACACTAAACTTGCACTTCGCCATAGCTGAAGAATGAAATCTGTTTcatgtctgtggtacaatctgAAAGAGTTTACCCTGTAAACAGTAGCTATAACCGTACAAAAGGCAATTCTCACACAATGCCAAGTTCCCATAGAGAGTTCTCTGGGGTATTTACCTGCCTGTAGCCAGGATGTGTTCCCGATGTGGGTTGCTGTGAATACTGCACACACCCATCGAGTGCCTTCAAGAGAACAGAACAGACAGTGTACTAATATTAGGGTTGcacaatattgacaaaatgtgatattgcaatatcgattatgaatattgcaatatagatattaattttgatatttttaaaaattacaaaagttacgggaaaacgcatcaaaatagattcataaataattaaacaagttttcttacaacacatgGTTTAtttattggactggtccaacatgaataaataaataaataaggaccatgtctacagaacattacataaataaagagaacaggacacaacttttctttccttttctgatTTGGTCAGTTTTGTTGTCTATTTCTTCActcacactgtcactctgttgaaatatgcacacacgtggtacaTTCcgtagggtttgtcacgtagtggacgcGTGCATTGACGTGCACTAACGTGCacgtggcacggtaactggccaatgaaacatgatcattacaGTGTTTCAAGTGAGCTCTAAATCGAACACAACTAAGACACACAGCCAACGGatgggacgcagcgctccacaaaataatctaaatattgcatacttgTTGCGACACTTTCTATATATTGCGATAGCGATATTGAGTTGATATATCTTTCACCCCTAACTAATATGTACTTTTCCTAAACGGACAAACCAAATGAATATTGTTGTTGCCCTGGCTGGGCCatacggagaaaatcagatatcacgatattcttgaccaaatacctccacGTCGATATTggaacgatattgtagggttgactattggtctGTTTTAACAAAAAACCTTCACAATtcgattttagataaataaaacTTAATAATGTGGATAGAATTGACTAAGTGGGTAAGGAGGCAAATAAttgaacagctagaacagtctggtaagttcagaaaagtacatcactttactgtaacgcagcctttaacACCAGTTAAAGACAAGTTCTATGTGATACGCAAAGGCAACTGGACTTGCTAGGAATTCTGCAAAGATGTTACGCCTCTCATCCAAAAGGCTTCTTCAGTTCTCACTGACTAGTGGGGAGCTCCAGATCTGTATCTGGTGGGTTGTGTCACCTGAGGGTCATTAGTCACATTCAGGTCGTTGACTTGAGAGAAAAGACAACATCGATGcaaagatgatatctagtctcattaTATCACAATGTCGATATGATATTGATAtactgcccagccctagttgatGCGAACATCAGTACTCACCTTTTACTGGTGAACGTGGGGCAGGAGGGGCCGACCCTGAGGTCCCAGCCTTTAAGTTTGCAATCATCCCCACCTGTGGAGGaacgacaaacacacacagagagaggaaaaggtgTAAATGCAAAGCATACATAAATGATCAGAAAAGAGAAATAGCAGTAACAATGAGCTCCCTCTTATTCACCTAAATGCTGATTACACATTAATAAGAATaatgtattaatataaaaatatagttaATTATATAACACTGTAAAAGGAGATATCCAGCATACAATTTTACCTTGTTGCCGATATATCTGCATCATTCTACAGTGTATGTCGACCGATAAGTAACAAGATATCAAATGCCAAAGATATATTCGTGACTTTTAGGAACAATGTTGCTGTTGCATAAGTTGTTTTCCAGAGAGCACTGTCAAGCTATTTCTCAACTGCAAAGTGTCCTGCTTAGTACATATCTTTGccacaatctttaaaaaaaaaatctttgtgcATGGTCTGCgtttacataaaaacatgattatCAGCTGATGTATCAGTATCAAATTTTAGGAACTCTTAAATATAAAGTCAGCATCGGCTGGGCTCCATAAAGCTGGGTTCTTTAACTGAAAgaaagatggagcagggacccctactacatatataaAAGCTACATCGAGCTCTGGTTGTGAACACTGGTTTGAGGCTCCTACATCAGAGCACTGTGCTCACACTGCGCTGACGGACAGCTCCGTTTATTCAGTTTAAGACAAATatcacacaccaaatgtttctGTCTGGGATGCTGTAGTTATTGTATTTACTATGTAACATGTTCAATTCATAAATAAAGTTACTTACAGTTACTTTTGCTAAACCATGCAGTgacgtagaaaaaaaaaaatgaacttaGGTCAATCTAGGCAGGCTGATAACCACAGGAAGAAAAGTTGGAACCAGAAGAAAATGTCTGCTTAGGGCTCCAAAAAGGTCAGGGACAGCCCTGCAAGTATTCATTAAAATGAGACCCACCAAATGATTACGGCTAATCCATATCTTACCCCTCTgtctggtttaataaaaaagctATTGATAGGCAATGGGCCAAATCTGGAATTCATTTTCTTGGTGACTTGGTTATGCAAAATAAAATTAGATCATTTGATGAAATTAAGAGTGAATATGATCTTAGTCAACAGGATTTTGggaattttttttacagatcaGGCATTGTATTCTAACCAATAGAAGAAACTATCTTGACCCTCCAGCTAAGAGCCAGGAGTTGTTTCATCGTCGGACtggggaggagggactgagtacccagggccctcatgtgaggagggcccaaaaagatgctagaatgaatagctgtggatgcggagaggggcccatagaaaatgcctttctacagggcccagaattttgtgctatgcCCCTGCAAAGCTCAAGCTCAACTTACTCAGTATAAACTGTTACCCCACAACAATTAGCCAAACTTAAACTAAGGGACAGCGACACCTGCTGGAAATGTGAGAAAGAAGTTGGTATTGTTGTACACATGTTGCatttttgtgagaaaaataaGCAACTTTGGGAGGGTGTTATTACTCTCCTGAATAAGCTATTTCAACGGCAGTTGATCAAATCTCCAGCTTTATGTGTTCTGGGTCTTCTACTGGACGACAACGTTCTGTGAATAAATGGAGATTATGGGTTCGTCTGGCCAAAACAACAGGATATAGAATGATATTGAGACACTGAAAATCGACTAGCCCATGTTGTTTGAAGGAATGGATTGAGTTGATCACAAAAATGGCTACATTTGAACGTGTTAAATACAGAGGAATGGGGAGGGCCGATATTTTCCCAAGAGTGTGGGGCTCCTTTTTGGCTGTAATAGGAGTCTACATTTTTCCTGGCACCTGGTATAATAGATTGGTAGATTTGGTATCTGGTACTATCAAGgcatgtttatttatattttatattaatttatttgttattgttttgtattcCTCTGATTGTAATGTTTGTTCTGTGTTGTCCACAGCTGTCTCATTATGAAATTGTATTGAATGGCTGACAGGTGCAGCCTGGGTTTATTTGAGGGGCAAAATATTTGTGAATTAGTCTGATTCCTATTGTTATTCCCTCTGTCTTAGTGTAAGGGATgcaactgtttgtttgtttttattttttttatgattattacATGTCAATTATGATTTACAATAAGGTAGTGTTACCAGAGTAAACCAGCTGTGTGTCCCAGTAGGAGAAGGCTGAGATCCAGGCCTCAAAGTCATGGGCTTTCCACTGTGACAGAGCTGTGAGAGCGCCTTCAGCCAGGGACAGCACACTGATGCAGCCTGCAGAGTCGCTGCACACCACCCGCACATCACTGCTGCAGAAACAAACAGGGGAACCCACTCAACTGTCATAAaaggagccgtgtgtgtgtctatgtgtgtgtacatatacacataatGTTACCTGTGATGCAACATTCATATGGAGTCAGAGCTATGACTTCATAGTAATTGGAGAAGAAATAAAGTTCCTTAGATGTAACAAACTGAATCATAAACAACTGCAAATGATCACAACCTTctcaaaaaattttaaaaagtagccATATAAGACAGAAACTGTCCTATCTGGCAACACTGGACAGTGGTTTTCGTACAAAATTGAGATGAACTGTTGTATGGCCCAGGTGGTCCATGCTGAGTGTGTTACCTGTCCATTCTCCCCGTGGACCAGTCTAACGACAGAGCCAGCCGCTCTGCTCCCACCTCCAAACTGCACAGCGAGTGCAGACTACAGCCACCTTCCTACTGGATACACACATTCATTAGCACGGACTACCACATCAACAACTGGTGTCACACCTCATAATAGTATTAtaataggggggggggggaatacaaAATCATATGtatcaggatttttttttggtgatgacTTAGGAATCGATTATTTTCCCTAGAATcgtgatttgatttttttttaccaatgattcacctaaatattttttgtttagaCGGTATCGTTGACgccgactacatcatatccgtttccagcaaaacagagcgacagcagaaaatgcagaaaagccatgttatgttcttctttacaaatgaaataaatgtcagactgaatcttcttagaaaacaattagctTTTAGacatgtctcatgatatattgtctctagatgTGTATAATTCAACTTTtgcttttgttaaagaaggaaaggaaaatcCCAATACTCAATAATATCAAATCACAATACTTCTTGAATCGCAATAAATAGCAATCACAATTCAACCCCCAGTCTGTACACAAACATCAGCTATAAGCCTATAAATATTAGATGTCACTGGTTGGGATTCTTCTGATGCCATATTTCTCACCTGACTGTCTGACAGCGTGTACAGCTGCAGCTCTCCGGTGGCAGCTGCCATTCCCAGCACTGCCCTCCCTGACACCGGCACATGGCACCTGAGAACACGCAAAGGAATCAACAAGAGGGAAGCAGCCAAAAGCTGGGTTCCAAACTGTTTCCTATCACGGAAATAGTGCACCAtatagtgtgttcgccattttgtagtggtgttcgtATTGGAATTCaaaaatgcagcaaagggccacagttcagagtcgaacccaggccgctgcgtcgaggggTAAACacctatatatgggcgccccctctaccaactgagctatccgggtgcCCATGCACAGCTACTTTGAGCGTACATACGATGTTCTCTACATTTTACTCctgtatcccacaatgcaacgcgtTCGTGTTTTcccagaggagaagaagaagcagaagcaccCGCGAAAACTCAAAATTGGGAATCTAACATCCAACATATATACAATATTTGACTCTCCTCCTGAGTGCTCATCTACTGACACAGGTCAGTGTTTTCAATGAATGTTACGATGTGTCCGGAATCTGGTTTGGTCGTTCCCGATATAGTTcactatatatacacatcaATAACTGATCAAACCTGATTTCTTACCATTTCAAATCTAAAATGGCCGCGGTGTCCATGCGCTGTAGCTCAGTGAGAGGAGGGATCATAGATCCCTCTCGCCGAAATTCAAAAAGGTACAAGCGACCAGTCCGCCTTGGGGTGGCATCCTCTTCCTCTGCCTACAGGAAGAAAATGAAAAGGACATCATCAGTCTACGGTCAGATACCAACAGGAGCACGACTATGTACCTGTTACTGCTGCATTAAATTGAGTCACAAAGAACTCAGGCAGCACAATTAATCATATAATAATCATTATGACTTTACAAGGCAGGCTTGGCAAAGTATGTCCAATAgattaaatgtaattaattaatttggtAAGCACCGTTACCAGCACATTTGAATTGAAATGAAACAATGAGTATGAGGTATGAAGTGTTGACTTAATTTGATTGGAGCGTGTTTACTGTACAAAAATTTAAACCTGTGTGATGAGTATAATTGGGCTATGTATAGAGTAAGGTATGGAGTAATAGCGATGATCCATATACTGTTATTAGATGTAGTTTTCAATAATGTTTTTTATGTCAATCTCCATTTATGTGTACCGACTATTTTAAATGTACAGCCAAAAGAGGGTTATGCTTCCTATAGTAGGTGTGGACAACCCCAACTCATTTTTGCCCTGCTATGGGACCCAGTCTAGATTTGGACACAGGGCCTTAGGATAAGGTCCTAAGTTGACATTATGCTTAAATGGTGCATTTCAACTTGCAAACTGACTAGCAAACTTTCACAAACCAAGTGCACCTGGAGATCTCAgggctagggctgcacaattactATGGACTGTattgcaatatccaaatcgctgGGGGCCGCAATACGTGTTAAAatcaaaatatgtgtcaaaccattctgaatttgGTATTGTGGTGCTACAAATACGTCCCAACTTACAAATCGCATCCCGCAGACTAAATTGTAAAAAATTATCCCCAAAAAAAACGATtatccaatatcgtgaatcatatcacaGCCTCATCCTTGACAAGATGACAGCAAGCACTTAACCCAACGTAACGTTAGTTCTAGTTGGATTAATCCCATGTGGTCTAAAAGAGGAGAAACAATGGCACTGCACTGGGAAATCAGTGTTCCTTCGGACAGTAACGACTAAAACAGGTTTGATGTTGTCATACCGTGTAGATAGAGATAGGAAACACCTGACACTAATGCTGAATCAACTACAGATGAAAACAGGTCAGGAAGTGTCGCTTAGTATGACGTTCTGTCCATACAACACCGGGGTACAGCTAGGACTGTTCCTATGTAACCTCACCCCTTTATGCAGCTGGTACGTCCCGCAGGCCAGGACATCGTGGTTCGATGCAACAGGACACCACTCCACCGTGTCAGCACTCAGCTCCGTGTCAAACACCTGTAGATTACGGGTCCTCGACTTCCAAGCCATGACCACCTGCTTTGCATAACGTTAGGGTTACTGTGCCAGTGCTATAACTAAAAAGCAGACTTAGATTCCGTTACGTCTCGGCTGtaaaattaaaagtaaactCAGATAAGTCCAACAAGTTAGTAGTACGGAACCATAAGCAAtactatctagctagctagctaacttccAGTGGGCTATCTGAGCTAAATAATCTGTTTGAcagttagctagcagctaacgtgGTTATAACTTACTCACTGCAGCGCCAACAGTTAGACACTTCAGATAGTGAACAGATATTCAACGGGTGAATTAAATGCCCAAAGTTGAGCTTACATTTGTTTAATACTGAATATCCAgagaaacaaaacattaataacaAAGTCACACGTGAGCCAGCCACGACTGGACGACTCAATACGTAATTACGTCATCGCTTGGCGTAAAGGGTGCGTTTAGGAACCACTGCAAAACAAGATCAAATCGACAGTTTACATCAGTGGTTCTAAaacttttttgtgccagcgccctcctatccattatccaggtccctaacgccccccaacaaatattatgtaggctaattgccccgaatattaatgattacgccctaatataggcctattactgttgttactattgttatcaaaaataatcaaaatcaaatcattgaatgacgaacaacacatgtattagtttcccaggtatcaaaaaagccatgtgaatagaaattatatatatttacagtttttttttttaaatgcaaccatttgacattcaaatgaaataacagcagccaatcagaacgactagatatgtaacattcaaactataattaggtattatcaaaaggcctgaTGCATGTCcctggtgtgaacctcagcacctttataagatgactataatttgatTGTCCTTTTTTGGTTGgtaagtgaccttgggtgtcatgaaaggcgctttaaataaaatgtattattattattattattattattattattacaaacactaacggtatccaatcagaaacagctagcaatttaacattcaaatctatttttcattcaaatctaaatctCTAATCaaattgttccaacggaaaacaagctggcacttatcaaggggtaaaagcagaaggattacacacacacacacacacacacacagaaaagtattttggtgatgacaaacgacttgaagaacgacacctactgctGAATGGAAATAattttacaacctttgaaaatTAGCTAGAGCCCTTTTTTatgcttagaagagtctaggttaaaagagtctaggttagaagagtctaggttagaagagtcgaggttagaagagtctaggttagaagagtcgaggttagaagagtcgaggttagaagagtcgaggttagaagagtctaggttaaaagagtctaggttagaagagtcgaggttagaagagtctaggttagaagagtctaggttagaagagtctaggttagaagagttgAGGTTAGAAGAGTCAAgtttagaagagtctaggttaaaagagtctaggttagaagagtcgaggttagaagagtcgaggttagaagagtcaaggttagaagagtctaggttagaagagtcgaGGTTACAAGAGTCGAGGTTAAAAGAGtttaggttagaagagtcgAGGTTTAGAAGAGTCAAGGTTATAAGGGTcgaggttagaagagtctaggttagaagagtctaggttagaagagtcgaggttagaagagtcgaggttagaagagtctaggttagaagagtctaggttagaagagtctaggttagaagagtctaggttagaagagttgAGGTTAGAAGAGTCAAgtttagaagagtctaggttaaaAGAGTCGAGGTTAGAAGAGTCGAGGTTAGAAGAGTCGAGGTTAGAAGAGTcgaggttagaagagtctaggttagaagagtcgaGGTTAGAAGAGTCGAGGTTAAAAGAGtttaggttagaagagtcgAGGTTTAGAAGAGTCGAGGTTATAAGGGTcgaggttagaagagtctaggttagaagagtctaggttagaagagtcgaGGTTAGAAGAGTCGAGGTTAGAAGAGTCAAGGTTaaaagagtctaggttagaagagtcgaggttagaagagtcgaggttagaagagtcgaggttagaagagtctaggttagaagagtcgaGGTTAGAAGAGTCGAGGTTAGAAGATTcgaggttagaagagtctaggttagaagagtcgaggttagaagagtcgaggttagaagagtctaggttaaaagagtctaggttagaagagtcgaggttagaagagtcgaggttagaagagtctaggttagaagagtcgaggttagaagagtcgaggttagaagagtctaggttaaaagagtctaggttagaagagtcgaggttagaagagtcgaggttagaagagtcgaggttagaagagtataggtttgctatcgcccgtcttgcgagtaaatagcagaaaaaaatgtttggagaaacgcccccccccacccccccattttgtggtgtgttttgtggaggtgtgagagtcctgtacagtaaacagtgacatcactgcctctatcaggcatgaaaacgggtcagggttGAAAAAGATGGCATGCTCCcccggaagaaaattttaaattttccatattttaaagcatcaatctgatgcattttgagatgcattttttgccaaccaacagtgtaaaatttcaatatgcactcattaaagttaatttgactgacaacacagttaaagtccttctgacattacacacacaagtcataatttttaaaaactaaaaatttttggatcaatttttacttcttccaaccatatgttgaattaagagtcaatgtggatttacatattgtaataatatcataatcctaaaatgaatcattgtgaaaactaaactctACTACTTTGGCAAGGTCATCACCAGTACATTcaagattttgtccatgttgatattagctgctttatttacatttattaaaaacgtggcatagtttatcttttcatatagctagacgtctagactctgggacaaggccgttatgtttaaatacctgccatgctgattccaaacagacagctttatcaaggcagtttggacttcagATAgcttgtcctctattcatgcccagctCCATTTGTTTCAACTACTTTCTCAAATAAagctgcatatatatatatgcttcaCGTTTAataaactttgcctccattttGTTTAGCCGCGTTACCACAGAGACCACACCGGCACCGCATCaacccatctgattggctagaactcatttcattggtaggtggaagttcgatgattggttaaatccagcgcatcaaaacaaattccatgtggactttttaatttatttatttttctaaaatagtcatacgccagAAATCGGGCACCAGGCCCAAGTACttaaccccccctcccccctaaacaaaaggcagcacggagctgcgccaaacaaagctgacagaagcacagaagaGTTAGGATACCCGTCTCCAGTcacagtgctgtaaactggcaggttttaatgttgcagaccacaCATTGTTttgtagtttaagtgtaaacatgtattgttattgtgaatctttggtttaaactagctttcaaacaaacgccccccaagggcacctcaatgcccccctttccaaaatattg
It encodes the following:
- the dph7 gene encoding diphthine methyltransferase yields the protein MAWKSRTRNLQVFDTELSADTVEWCPVASNHDVLACGTYQLHKGAEEEDATPRRTGRLYLFEFRREGSMIPPLTELQRMDTAAILDLKWCHVPVSGRAVLGMAAATGELQLYTLSDSQEGGCSLHSLCSLEVGAERLALSLDWSTGRMDSSDVRVVCSDSAGCISVLSLAEGALTALSQWKAHDFEAWISAFSYWDTQLVYSGGDDCKLKGWDLRVGPSCPTFTSKRHSMGVCSIHSNPHREHILATGSYDEQVLLWDGRNMRQPLSESPVGGGVWRLKWHPTHQHLLLAASMHNDFHILHCQQALEGSGGACPVVASYILHNSLAYGADWSQLSLEEPVPCSPVAAEPKESLTESGGHLRIQYESPTASFDTSLEDDAGRYIPEGIAAPSVSGDRGPGPALNSNEDASSLSCLLASCSFYDHMLHVWRWDWTPDEAQQESEQCGPG